The genomic region CATTCGTCCGCTCATGGCTGCATCCGACATCACGACATCCCGGCTGTACAACGATGATCTGGCGCCGGTATCTCTCGAGCGTCGCTCGTGGGGGATGTGGAACATCGCCGCCCTCTGGGTCGGGATGGCCGTGTGTATCCCGACTTATACGCTGGCCGCCGGGCTGATCTCACAGGGGATGACCTGGAAACAGGCACTCTTTACGATCGCGCTCGGCAATGTGATCGTGCTCGTTCCGATGGTTCTGAACGCGCACGCCGGCACGAAGTACGGCATTCCGTTCCCCGTCCTTCTTCGCGCGTCCTTCGGGACGTTCGGTGCCAACGTGCCGGCCCTCATGAGGGCGCTTGTTGCGTGTGGCTGGTTTGGCATCCAGACGTGGATCGGGGGCTCGGCAATCTACATTCTTCACTCTGTCATCTTCGGGTTCGAGCCGGCCGGACCCCAGGATCTCATCCCGGTCATCGGTCTTTCGTGGGGACAACTGAGCTGCTTCCTTTTCTTCTGGGCGATCAACATCGCCGTCATTCTTGCAGGCATTGATACGATCAAGTGGCTCGAAACGCTCGCAGCACCGTTCCTGCTTGTGATCGGTATCGGGCTTCTCTGGTGGGGTGTTTCGAGCGCGGGTGGATTCGACGTCGTCCTGTCGGCCGAAACAGTCTCCGCCGCCCGTGGGCAACTCGCGTCAGACTTCAATTTCTGGTCCGCCTTCTGGCCCAATCTGACGGCAATGGTCGGCTTCTGGGCGACGCTCTCGCTCAACATCCCCGACTTCACGAGGTACGCAAGGACGCAGCGCGATCAGATGCTGGGGCAGGCCATCGGCTTGCCGACAACGATGGCGCTCTACTCCTTTGTCGGTATCGCCGTGACAAGCGCAACCGTGGTCATCTTCGGGGAAGCAATCTGGGACCCGGTGCTCCTGCTGGGCAGGTTCTCCAGCAAGATCGTCGTCGCCTTTGCACTCTTTGCGCTTACGGTCGCCACGCTGTCCACCAACATCGCAGCCAACGTGGTCTCGCCGGCTAACGATTTCTCGAATCTCTGGCCGCGCGTGATCAACTTCAAGCGCGGTGGCCTCATTACGGGCGTCGTCGGCATCTTGATCTTCCCGTGGAAGCTCTACACCGACCTGGCCAACTACATCTTTACATGGCTGATCGGATACAGCGCCCTGCTGGGCGCCATTGCGGGCATCATGCTGACGGACTATTACATTGTCAGGCGCCTTCAGCTCGATTCCGACGATCTTTACCGCGAGAACGGCGTGTACTCGTTCGGTGGGCGCGGTTATAACTGGCGGGCGATGGTGGCCCTCGTGGTTGGAATCGCCCCCAACATCCCGGGCTTTC from Rhodothermales bacterium harbors:
- a CDS encoding NCS1 family nucleobase:cation symporter-1, whose translation is MAASDITTSRLYNDDLAPVSLERRSWGMWNIAALWVGMAVCIPTYTLAAGLISQGMTWKQALFTIALGNVIVLVPMVLNAHAGTKYGIPFPVLLRASFGTFGANVPALMRALVACGWFGIQTWIGGSAIYILHSVIFGFEPAGPQDLIPVIGLSWGQLSCFLFFWAINIAVILAGIDTIKWLETLAAPFLLVIGIGLLWWGVSSAGGFDVVLSAETVSAARGQLASDFNFWSAFWPNLTAMVGFWATLSLNIPDFTRYARTQRDQMLGQAIGLPTTMALYSFVGIAVTSATVVIFGEAIWDPVLLLGRFSSKIVVAFALFALTVATLSTNIAANVVSPANDFSNLWPRVINFKRGGLITGVVGILIFPWKLYTDLANYIFTWLIGYSALLGAIAGIMLTDYYIVRRLQLDSDDLYRENGVYSFGGRGYNWRAMVALVVGIAPNIPGFLAQASGGAISVPQMFSDLYTYAWFGGLLVAGVVYISLTRLYPVRPGAVAAPESTTE